A window of the Vigna angularis cultivar LongXiaoDou No.4 chromosome 3, ASM1680809v1, whole genome shotgun sequence genome harbors these coding sequences:
- the LOC108325236 gene encoding probable inactive patatin-like protein 9, translating to MELSKLTLEIFSKLEHKWLSHCKPNHKTRILSIDGGGTTAIVAGQALIHLEDQIRLRTSDPQAQLADFFDIVAGTGIGAILAAMITAGDAFGRPMYTAREAVRLVSERNSELYKFKSGGVFRRRRKISSRSMDNVLKQLFQRKEDGRLLTLKDTCKPLLIPCFDLKSSAPFVFSRADASESPSFDFELWKVCRATSATPSHFKPFDLASVDGKTLCSAMDGGLVMNNPTAAAVTHVLHNKHDFPSVNGVEDLLVLSLGNGSSNTKACEKSTCSTPSVVDIVLDGVSETIDQMLGNAFCWNRTDYVRIQAFGLGSKAMRKEEVLKERGLESLPFGGKRLLTETNGNRIDSFVQRLVATAKPSPPSSPCKDSAVNSLANGR from the exons ATGGAGCTCAGTAAACTCACCCTAGAGATCTTCTCCAAACTTGAACACAAATGGCTCTCACATTGTAAACCCAACCACAAAACCCGCATTCTCAGCATTGACGGCGGAGGTACCACCGCCATTGTCGCCGGCCAAGCTCTCATCCACCTCGAGGATCAGATCCGTCTCCGCACCTCCGATCCCCAAGCTCAGCTCGCCGATTTCTTCGACATCGTCGCCGGCACTGGCATTGGCGCCATCCTCGCCGCCATGATCACCGCCGGCGACGCCTTCGGTAGGCCGATGTATACAGCCAGAGAAGCCGTCCGTCTAGTCTCCGAGAGGAACTCCGAACTCTACAAGTTCAAATCCGGAGGCGTGTTCCGCCGGCGCCGGAAAATCTCCTCCAGAAGCATGGACAATGTGTTGAAGCAACTGTTCCAGAGGAAGGAGGACGGACGGTTGTTGACCTTGAAGGACACGTGTAAACCGCTTCTTATCCCTTGCTTCGACCTCAAGAGTTCCGCTCCGTTCGTCTTTTCGCGCGCCGACGCGTCCGAGTCTCCGAGCTTCGACTTCGAGCTCTGGAAGGTGTGTCGCGCCACGTCAGCGACGCCGAGCCATTTCAAGCCGTTCGACTTGGCTTCCGTCGACGGCAAGACCTTGTGCTCAGCCATGGACGGCGGCCTGGTGATGAACAACCCTACGGCGGCGGCCGTCACGCACGTTCTCCACAACAAGCACGATTTCCCGTCGGTGAACGGCGTGGAGGATCTCCTGGTCCTTTCCTTGGGGAACGGATCGTCCAACACCAAAGCGTGCGAGAAGAGCACGTGCTCCACACCATCGGTGGTTGACATTGTGCTCGACGGCGTTTCCGAGACCATTGACCAGATGTTGGGTAACGCCTTCTGTTGGAACCGTACGGACTACGTCAGAATCCAG GCCTTTGGTTTGGGAAGCAAAGCAATGAGAAAGGAGGAGGTGCTCAAAGAGAGAGGACTGGAGTCGTTACCGTTTGGCGGGAAGCGCTTACTGACGGAGACTAACGGAAACAGAATAGATAGCTTCGTGCAACGTCTTGTTGCAACCGCAAAACCAAGCCCGCCGTCTAGTCCGTGCAAGGATTCCGCCGTCAACTCTCTCGCTAACGGCCGCTAG